From a single Loigolactobacillus coryniformis subsp. coryniformis KCTC 3167 = DSM 20001 genomic region:
- the pstB gene encoding phosphate ABC transporter ATP-binding protein PstB, with translation MKDYDLTKTAIKTFDPAQQEVALSTEDLHVFYGDHEQIKGVSLQFPRYKIAAIIGSSGSGKSTYLRSLNRMNDEIQTARVTGKIMYRDLDINQPKIDVFEMRKHIGMVFQRPNPFAKSIYDNITFAPIRHGIKDKHVLDELVETTLQQAGLWKEVKDTLHKSALALSGGQQQRLCIARAVAMKPDILLLDEPASALDPISTSVVEDTLAQLKEHYTIIIVTHNMQQAARISDYTAFFHQGVALEYAETNQIFTKPAIEATDDYVSGHFG, from the coding sequence ATGAAAGATTATGATTTAACTAAAACGGCGATCAAAACCTTTGACCCGGCACAACAAGAAGTTGCTTTAAGTACCGAAGATCTGCACGTTTTCTACGGTGATCATGAACAGATCAAAGGTGTTTCCTTGCAATTTCCGCGCTACAAAATTGCGGCGATCATCGGCTCATCGGGCTCCGGCAAGTCAACTTACCTACGTTCTTTAAATCGGATGAACGATGAGATCCAAACCGCGCGGGTCACCGGCAAGATCATGTATCGTGATCTAGATATCAATCAACCGAAAATCGACGTTTTTGAAATGCGTAAACATATCGGCATGGTATTTCAGCGGCCAAATCCGTTTGCCAAGTCAATCTATGACAATATTACCTTTGCACCGATCCGCCATGGAATTAAAGATAAGCATGTGTTGGATGAATTAGTTGAAACAACGCTGCAGCAAGCTGGTTTGTGGAAAGAAGTTAAGGACACGTTGCATAAAAGTGCGCTGGCCTTATCTGGCGGCCAACAACAGCGTTTGTGTATTGCCCGCGCGGTGGCGATGAAGCCAGATATTTTGTTGCTGGATGAACCTGCCAGTGCGCTGGATCCTATTTCAACCAGTGTTGTTGAAGACACGTTGGCACAATTGAAAGAGCACTATACGATCATTATCGTGACCCATAATATGCAACAAGCAGCACGAATCAGCGACTACACCGCCTTTTTCCATCAAGGGGTGGCGCTGGAATATGCGGAAACAAACCAAATCTTTACCAAGCCAGCAATCGAAGCAACCGATGATTACGTGTCGGGACATTTTGGTTAG
- the pstB gene encoding phosphate ABC transporter ATP-binding protein PstB, translated as MATEKIITSKDVHLYYGQREALKGINLDFTANEITALIGPSGSGKSTYLRLLNRMNDLIPNIRITGDIRLHGQDIYAPETDVVQLRKEVGMVFQQPNPFPFSIYENVIYGLRLAGEKNKAVLDEVVENSLKAAAVWEETKDVLHDSALSLSGGQQQRVCIARVLAVKPAVILLDEPTSALDPISSSKIEQMLVNLKDDYTIIMVTHNMQQAARSSDRTAFFLDGQLVEYSPTAKFFTAPDKKESEDYISGRFG; from the coding sequence ATGGCAACTGAAAAAATTATTACCAGCAAAGACGTTCACCTGTACTATGGTCAGCGTGAAGCTTTAAAAGGCATCAATTTAGATTTCACCGCTAACGAGATCACCGCTTTGATCGGACCATCTGGTTCAGGTAAATCCACTTATTTACGTTTGTTAAATCGGATGAACGATTTGATCCCCAATATTCGCATTACCGGCGATATTCGCCTGCATGGCCAAGATATTTACGCACCGGAGACGGACGTGGTCCAGCTACGTAAGGAAGTTGGCATGGTGTTCCAGCAGCCGAATCCATTTCCATTTTCGATTTATGAGAATGTGATCTACGGCTTGCGCTTAGCCGGTGAAAAAAATAAGGCCGTGCTGGATGAAGTGGTAGAAAATAGCTTGAAGGCAGCCGCTGTTTGGGAAGAAACTAAAGACGTGCTCCATGACAGTGCCTTATCATTATCCGGCGGTCAGCAGCAGCGAGTCTGTATCGCCCGAGTCTTAGCGGTCAAACCAGCGGTTATTTTGCTGGACGAACCGACCAGCGCGCTGGATCCCATTTCCAGTAGTAAAATCGAACAAATGCTGGTAAATTTAAAAGATGACTATACGATCATCATGGTGACGCATAACATGCAACAAGCTGCCCGTTCGTCAGATCGAACAGCCTTTTTCCTCGATGGTCAATTAGTTGAGTACAGTCCAACGGCGAAATTCTTCACGGCACCAGATAAAAAGGAAAGTGAAGACTACATTTCCGGCCGTTTTGGTTAG
- the phoU gene encoding phosphate signaling complex protein PhoU, translating into MREIFSEELEDLHVRFSEMGMLVNEAVYNSVKAFVNHDRELALEVIQNDEAINQREVDIEKRSFEMIALQQPVTSDLRMIVTIMKASSDLERMGDHAVSIAKSTIRVKGNTRVPEIEEDIAAMADIVKQMVEDVLDAYVKKDEQRARKIALQDQQVNEAFKTIYDKCIDEMKNDPQTVIGSTDYLMVGTYLERVGDYVTNICEWIVYLKTNKLTELNTNNQEMM; encoded by the coding sequence ATGCGGGAAATATTCAGTGAAGAATTAGAAGATTTACATGTGCGTTTCTCCGAAATGGGGATGCTGGTCAATGAGGCAGTTTACAATTCGGTCAAAGCGTTTGTCAATCATGATCGTGAACTGGCGCTAGAAGTGATTCAAAATGACGAGGCAATCAATCAGCGTGAAGTTGATATTGAGAAGCGTAGTTTTGAGATGATCGCCTTACAACAGCCGGTGACTAGCGATCTGCGGATGATCGTCACGATCATGAAAGCCAGCAGTGATCTAGAGCGTATGGGCGATCATGCGGTCAGTATTGCTAAATCAACGATTCGTGTGAAAGGTAATACGCGTGTGCCTGAGATTGAAGAAGATATCGCCGCAATGGCGGATATCGTTAAACAAATGGTTGAAGACGTGCTGGATGCTTACGTTAAAAAAGACGAGCAGCGCGCACGCAAGATTGCTTTGCAAGATCAACAAGTCAACGAAGCGTTCAAAACAATTTACGATAAATGTATTGATGAGATGAAAAATGATCCGCAAACCGTGATCGGCAGTACTGACTATCTGATGGTTGGCACTTACTTAGAGCGGGTCGGCGATTATGTGACTAACATCTGTGAATGGATCGTTTATTTAAAGACTAACAAGTTGACTGAGTTAAATACGAATAATCAGGAAATGATGTAA